The Polyangium aurulentum genomic interval CGCTCCCCCCATCGCCGAAGTTCCAGGCCACGGGCGCGCCTGCGCCGCCCGTGTGCGCGACGTCGAAGCAGATCTCCTCGCCGAGGTACGCGAGCGCGGGGCCCTCGATGTCGCCCACCGAGAATGGGACGGGCGGCGAGGGTGGCTTTGCGCCGTCCCCCCCGCAGGAGGCGCCCCACGCGCCGACCATTGCGGCCGAGGCGAGGAGCCACGCGCGCCTCGGGGGCATCATTCCTCCTCTTCCTCGACGTAGCGTTCGGGCGGGGGCGGGAGCGTGCAGGGGCCGGTGGTGAACGTCGAGCGAAACTCCGCGGCCGTCGGGTTTCCATTGAAATCGACGACGCCTCCCGCGGGCACGACGACCTCGTATTCGGTGTCGGGCTCGAGCGGGGCCTCTGGCCAGAAATTCACGATGCCCTCCTGGCCCGAGTAAACGCCCGCGAGCGGCTCGCTCGAGCCCACCTTGCGGACGATGAACGAGCCCTCCCACAACGAGCCCACGTCGACGAACTCGCTGAACGTGAGCCCGATACGCGACGTCAGCGCCAGGCCCGTCGAGCCATTCCTCGGGTTCACCATGGTCACCTCCGGCCCGCGCGTGTCCGGCTCCGCGAGGAAGGGCGCCACGGCCGTGCCGTGACCGGGGTCGGCCTTGTCGTCGACGCTCAGGATCACGACATTGCCGATGGGCACGATGGTGTCGAGATCGCCCACGAGATCGAATTGCCGCAGCAGGGCGGGGGCGCTCGGGTCGCTCACGTCGATCGCGTCCGCGAAATGGCTCTCCCCGACGAATGCCACGCCTTCCTTGTAGAACACGTAGCCGCCGTTGCCGTCCACGGAGTGGTAATCGCCGGCGTAGGTGGGGTTTTCCGGGTTCGAGATGTCGTACATGATGAGGCCGCCGCCGTTCGATTTGCGGGCGTACCACGTCTTGTCGCCGTTCAGGTGCCCGTGATAGGCGTCCTGCCGCACGCCGGCGCCGTCGGCGATCTCGAACGAGCCGCCCGGGATCGGGGTCGGGCGCGCGGGGTCGCTGATGTCGAGCA includes:
- a CDS encoding Ig-like domain-containing protein — translated: MKKYRFIEWTRLTAPALALLFAPGCGGEPAKNEPAGLVCVAPPTVAAPASPGAFPASKGPGGPARTFSADEIGVNCAFLSGGPEDEKDHHNALTMLDGYLVMPWAPEWGGGGIATFSFDDPCNPVPVGTSFSPLMRETHAAGFAKRNGDWHAVVNSVNGIQFWDLSDMKAPRDYGQLAFKGVFWPDAYARVVLSVFWQAPYVYAAAADNGLYVIDGSDPAAPVPIFKHTFDPPLRAGAVFAVGNLLVVMAAEGSRTALLDISDPARPTPIPGGSFEIADGAGVRQDAYHGHLNGDKTWYARKSNGGGLIMYDISNPENPTYAGDYHSVDGNGGYVFYKEGVAFVGESHFADAIDVSDPSAPALLRQFDLVGDLDTIVPIGNVVILSVDDKADPGHGTAVAPFLAEPDTRGPEVTMVNPRNGSTGLALTSRIGLTFSEFVDVGSLWEGSFIVRKVGSSEPLAGVYSGQEGIVNFWPEAPLEPDTEYEVVVPAGGVVDFNGNPTAAEFRSTFTTGPCTLPPPPERYVEEEEE